From Nymphalis io chromosome 29, ilAglIoxx1.1, whole genome shotgun sequence:
GGAAATGGTGAACAGCGCCATCAAAGAGTTGAAGGAACGTAGCGGTTCTTCGCTTCAGGCGATCAAGAAATACATCGCGGCTCAATACAAAGTCGATTCGGAAAAATTGGCTCCCTTCATCAGAAAGTATCTGAAGAGCGCCGTAGAATCGGGCGCGCTCATACAGACCAAGGGCAAGGGCGCATCGGGTTCGTTCAAGCTGGAATCGAAAACGTCGGCTTCGAAGAAACCCGCGGGCTCCGGAGCGGGAAGCGGGTCCGGCGGCGGCGGTGGCGGCGGAGGCGGCGGCAAGGCCGCGTCCTCGGCGGCTTCGGGTAAATCGAAGAAGGCCACGTCCGCTCCGGTCGGCGGCGGCAAGGGCGGCGGCGCCGCGGGCAAGAAAGCGGCCGCCGGCGGTGCTTCGTCCGGCACGGCGGCGTCTTCGCCGTCCAAATCTAAGGCGAAGGCTACGATTAAGGACAAAAAAGCGGCAGCGGCTAAAAAGAAAccggccgccgccgccgccaagAAGGCCGCCGCGGCCGCCGCTCCTTCGAAGGCGAAGGGTGCCGCGTCGAAGGCGAAGAAGAGTGCGAAGCCGCCGACCAAGAAACCTAAAGCACCGAAACC
This genomic window contains:
- the LOC126779628 gene encoding histone H1-like, translated to MADTAVATEAPAPATPAKKPKASAVAAAGGGAAAAKKPKAKPTHPKTSEMVNSAIKELKERSGSSLQAIKKYIAAQYKVDSEKLAPFIRKYLKSAVESGALIQTKGKGASGSFKLESKTSASKKPAGSGAGSGSGGGGGGGGGGKAASSAASGKSKKATSAPVGGGKGGGAAGKKAAAGGASSGTAASSPSKSKAKATIKDKKAAAAKKKPAAAAAKKAAAAAAPSKAKGAASKAKKSAKPPTKKPKAPKPKKAAAAAPKSKPAAKKAAAAKK